The segment CGAGGGTGAACGCAACGGCGTGCGCTACATCTTCTGCGCGGCGGACGCGGTGGGGTTTCGCCCGGTGCGCGTGGCGTGACGCCGCTTGATTTTCCGCGCGTTTGCCACGAAAAACGAATCGCTCATCTGCCACGCAACGACAATCGGGAGTCGATGATGATATTGCGCCGGACTTCGACCGCGCGGATTCTTACCGCGCTCATCCTTCTGACCTTCGCGGCCCCGCCCGCGATCGCCGATCCGGATTGGGATCACACCTACGCGGACTACGGCGCGGTGCTGCAGAAATTCGTCACGGACAACGGGCGCGTGAACTACGCGGGGCTCAAGCTTGGCCGCGAAGGGCTCGACGATTTCGTGAAGGCCGTCGACAAGCTCGACGACGACGACTACGAGGTCTTCACGAAGGACCAGAAGCGGGCGTTCTGGATCAACGTCCACAACGCGCTCGTGCTTCGCGTCGTGATCGACAACTACCCGATCCCACCGAAAGAGGGCTATTCACGCTATCCGGAGTCCTCTCCGATGAATATCGAAGGGGCGTGGCGGGAGGAGTTCGACTCGCCGGTCGGCGACGTGACGCTCTCGCGCATCGAGGGCGATATCCTTCCGGACCTGGCCGAGCCGTATTTCGTATTCGCGATCTCCAAGGGCACGATCGGCGGGCCACGGCTTGCGCGCGAGCCCTATACGCCGGAAAACCTGACCGCCCAGCTCGAGACAGCCGCCGAGCGCTATTTCCGCGACGAAAATCACGTGAACGTCCAGGACGAGCAGCTCATCCGGCTTTCGAATTTCCTGCGCATCCACGCCAAGCGATTCGTGGGGAGGCACTACCGCGTCGATCAGTTTCCGCGCCGCGACAAGACCGACATCGCGCTCATGAACATGATCCTCAAATACGGCGACCCGAACCTCGCGGCGCCGATCCGCAAGAATCTTTTTCGCATCGAGTGGGTGGAGCCGGACAAGACGCTGAACGACGTGCTCGCCAAGCCTTCGGCCAACGCCGAGTAGAAAGGGTCCTCCCGTGCTGAACATGGAGCTTTCCGAAGACCAGCGCATCCTGCGCGACCAGATCCGCTTGTTCGCCGAGACGGAGATCCGCCCGGTCGCGCGCGACCTCGACATCGAAGAACGTTTTTCGGTGGAGACGGCCAAAAAAATGGCCGCGATGGGGCTCTTCGGCATGACGATCCCCGAGGAATACGGCGGAAGCGGATTTCCGTACCTCAGCTACGTCATCGCCGTCGAGGAACTCGCCCGCGTGGACGGGTCGCACGCCGCGACGGTCGCGGCGGCGAATTCGCTCGGCATCGGCCTCATCTACTATTATGGCACCGAGGAGCAGCGCCAGGCGTGGCTGCCGCGCCTTTGCACCGGCGAGATCATCGCGAGCTTTGGACTGACCGAGCCGGACGCCGGCTCCGACGCCGCGCACAGCCGCACGCGCGCTAAGCTCGAAGGCGATCATTGGGTGATCAACGGCAGCAAGATATTCATCACCAACTCCTCCTCGCCGCTGGCGGGAGTGTGCGTCGTGCAGGCGGTCACCGGAACGCAGTCGAGCGGCAAGCCGGAAATTTCCTGTATCCTCGTGCCGCACGGCACGCCGGGTTTCCGCGCCGAGCCGATGAAAAACAAGCTGATGTGGCGCGCGTCCGACACGGGGCAGCTTTATTTCGACGATTGCCGCGTACCGAAGGAAAACCTGCTCGGCGGCCGCGGCGAGGGCTTCAAGCAGATGATGGCGACGCTCGATCAGGGGCGTTTGTCCATCGCGGCGATGGGTCTTGGCGGCGCACAGGGCGCGTTTGAGATGGCCCTGAATTACTCGCAGCAGCGTATTCAGTTCGGCAAGCCGATCAGCAGCTTTCAGGCGATTGCGTTCAAGGTTGCGGACATGGCCGTGGAGATCGAGGCGGCGCGCTGGCTGCTCTACAAGGCGGCCTGGCTGCGAGACGCCGAACAGCCGTTCGCCAAGGAAGCGGCGATGGCGAAGCTCTATTGCTCGGAGGTCTTCAAGCGCGTCGCGCACGCGGCGGTGCAGATCCACGGCGGATACGGGCTGATGAAGGAGTTCGACGTCGAGCGCTTCTACCGCGACCAGCGCATCCTGGAGATCGGCGAGGGCACAAGCGAGATCCAGCGCATCGTCATCGCGCGGCACCTGGGGCTCAAGCCGATGTTCTAAGAAAGCGGCCCTCGGCGATGTCAGGGCCGCAAACGAAGTCGCGCCAGGGGCGCGACGAAGTGCGCGGTTGATACCGCCCCGGCATCGCGGCTACCGCCACCCTGATTGCTGATGCGCGGCCCTGACGAGCCCCCCGATGCGAGGCGGCAAAAAAAAGCGCGGCCCTGCCTGGAGCAGGGCCGCGCCTTTTGACCTGGCGTTTTTTCTAGTTGAAGCAGATCCAGTCAACGAGGCCGACGGAATCCCAGTAGGCGTCGGCGACGTCGCTGACGGTCATGATGAGCGTAACCGTGGACTGGCCGGCGGGAAGCTCGGCGCTCGCCGTCTTGCCGACGTTGTCGTCTTCGGGCTCACCGCGCGGATTGTCGTCGGCGCTGTCGTCCCAGCGCAGGGAGCCGTCAAACACCTTGCCGGTATCGTTCCACTGCGCGTCGTCGGAGGTCGCGATGCTCGCGATCTCTTCCGCCGCGGCGGGAATGTCGATCCAGTCTTCGTTGGTCGCGATTTCGTTGACCGTGCGGTTGACGACGTACTCCGGCGCGCCCTGCACGATGAACGTGAAGACGTCGTTGTACGCGCTGCCGACCCACTCCGCGTATTCCTGGCTCGCGAAGTTGTAGCTCACCTCGACGGAGGTCGCGCCTTCGGGCACGGCGACCGAAAGGGTCAGCGTGCAGCTCTGGACGCTGCTGCCGCCGCTTGAGGCGAACAGGTAGTTGCCGCTGTCGCCGTCGGGGAACAGGGCGTCGTAGCCTTCGTCGGACACGCCGAAGAAGCCTTGGTCGCAGCCGGAGCTGAAGTCCCAGTTGAACGACGCTTCGCCGCCGGCGAAGTCGATGCAGTCGCCGTCCGGCGCCGCGTCGTCGTCGCCCGGCTCTTCCATCTCGCTCTCGCCGCCTTCGACGTCGCTTGTGCCGTCCGGGAAATCCTCGCTCGGAGGCGTCGAATCTTCACCCGTCGTCTCGTCCTTCGGGTTCGGGTTCTCCTCGGGATCCGTGCAGGGCATCGAATCGTCGCCCTGGCAGTCGTCGCCGTCGGAGAAATTGACGTTGACGGGCGTGTCGCCAAGCGCGGGAAGCGCGTAGCTGCCGTCATCCGCGGTATAGGTGAAGAAGGGGCCTTCGTTGGCGACAACGAGAATATCGGCTTTCTTGTTGCCGTCGCAGTCCTTCACCGAGCCGCTCACAAAACCGTTCTGCTCTTCCGCGAAATACGCGACGTACAGGCCGGAACCGGACGATCCGATCGAATCCCCAAGAATCTCGCGGGACTCGGAATCGAGCTTCAGCTTGCCGTCGTCGATAACGACCTTGTTCGCGTAGCGAAGACGGTTGCCGTATCCGGCGACGTCCTCGACCTTGGCGAACGCGATCATCTGCGTGATCGAGTCCAGATCCAGCAGATCCTCGAGCAGGCTCAGGTCCACCTCGAAGTCCTGGTCCAGGGCCTCGGCCTCATCGCCCTCGAAGTTGATACCGAACATGAACACCCAGCCGTCCGGCGTGTCCGCGCCCGCCTCGCCTTCGTCGAGCACGAAATCGTAACCCGTGGCCGCTTCCAGCGCGTCCTCCGTCGCTTCGTCGCAGCCCGCCGCGAAGATCAGGGCGGCCGCCATCGTCAGGAGCACCAGCGATTTAACCTTAAACATGCGTTCCTCCCAGATTACGGAAATGAGGGTAAACGTCAGCCGCTCCGGGGCGACGCCTCCTCAACCGTCTTTGGCGCGGTTCATACCAGATATTTGTGAGCTTTGTCAAAGGATGTTTTTCGGTGATCGAACGGGGATGGTCGGCAATAAATTAAACAAAATCAATATGTTAAGTGAACTTCCTGAAAGTAAGTCGGAAAGGAAATCGCCGCGTTGCCCGCGGCGCCGCCCGGAAGGCACGCCGGGTTTCGCCGCGCACCGGCGCGGCGGGAACGTGGGGAAGGCTGACGTTTTTCACGAATGACACACCCACGATGCCGGCCGTTGTTGACCCTCCGCCGCACCGGATGATAGCGTTCGCACCGTCGCTCGGGGTGTCCTCGCGAACGGCCGCGAGGGCTGAGATCACACCCGCGGAACCTGATCCGGGTCATGCCGGCGTAGGAAGGACGACAATGGCCGACAAGCTTTCCCCGACATCTAATCCCGTCAACGGCGACGTGACGCACGCATGCGGCACCGCCGGCGACCATTTTCCAGAATCCGCCAAGATTTACGAGAAACGGGACGGCCTGGCCGTGCCGTTTCGGGAAATCCGGCTGACCGGCGGCAAGCCGGCGTTTCGCGCGTACGATACGAGCGGCCCCGCGGGCTGCGACCCGCGCGACGGGCTGCCCCGGCTCCGCAAGCCGTGGATCGAGGCGCGCCGCGACGCCTTCGGCGCCCACAACGTGACGCAGATGCACCACGCTCGCGCGGGGCGAATCACCGACGAAATGCGGTACATCGCGATCCGCGAAAACGTCGAGGCGGAATTCGTGCGTTCGGAGGTGGCCGCGGGGCGGGCAATCATCCCGGCGAATGTGAACCACCCGGAAAGCGAGCCGATGATTATCGGCCGTAATTTCCTCGTGAAGATCAATGCCAACATCGGCAACTCGGCGGTTTCCTCCTCGATCGAGGAGGAGGTGGAAAAGCTTAAGTGGGCGACGACCTGGGGCGCGGACACCGTGATGGACCTGTCCACCGGACGGAACATCCATGAGACGCGCGAGTGGATCCTGCGCAACGCGCCGGTGCCGATCGGCACGGTGCCGATTTACCAGGCGCTCGAAAAGGTGAAAGGCCGGATCGAGAAGCTCGATATCGACGTGTATATGGACACGCTCGTCGAGCAGTGCGAGCAGGGCGTCGATTATTTCACGATCCACGCCGGTGTGCTGAAGGACTACATCCCCCTGACGCGTAAACGCCTCATCGGCATCGTCAGCCGCGGCGGATCGATTCTCGCGCATTGGACGCAAATCAAGGAGCGCGAAAACTTCCTGTACACGGAATTCGAGCGCATCTGCGAGCTTTTGAAGAAATACGATGTCGCGTTTTCCCTTGGCGACGGACTGCGTCCCGGCGGTATCGCCGATGCGAACGACGCGGCGCAGTTCGCGGAATTGCGGACCCTCGGGGAGCTTACGCAAAAGGCGTGGGTGCACGACGTGCAGGTCATGATCGAAGGGCCGGGCCACGTGCCGATGAACAAGATCCGCGAGAACGTCGAATTGCAGATGGAGATTTGCCACGAAGCGCCGTTCTACACTCTCGGCCCGCTAACGACCGACATCGCGCCGGGATACGACCACATCACGAGCGCGATCGGCGCGGCGATGATCGGCTGGTACGG is part of the bacterium genome and harbors:
- a CDS encoding DUF547 domain-containing protein, which produces MMILRRTSTARILTALILLTFAAPPAIADPDWDHTYADYGAVLQKFVTDNGRVNYAGLKLGREGLDDFVKAVDKLDDDDYEVFTKDQKRAFWINVHNALVLRVVIDNYPIPPKEGYSRYPESSPMNIEGAWREEFDSPVGDVTLSRIEGDILPDLAEPYFVFAISKGTIGGPRLAREPYTPENLTAQLETAAERYFRDENHVNVQDEQLIRLSNFLRIHAKRFVGRHYRVDQFPRRDKTDIALMNMILKYGDPNLAAPIRKNLFRIEWVEPDKTLNDVLAKPSANAE
- a CDS encoding acyl-CoA dehydrogenase family protein; amino-acid sequence: MNMELSEDQRILRDQIRLFAETEIRPVARDLDIEERFSVETAKKMAAMGLFGMTIPEEYGGSGFPYLSYVIAVEELARVDGSHAATVAAANSLGIGLIYYYGTEEQRQAWLPRLCTGEIIASFGLTEPDAGSDAAHSRTRAKLEGDHWVINGSKIFITNSSSPLAGVCVVQAVTGTQSSGKPEISCILVPHGTPGFRAEPMKNKLMWRASDTGQLYFDDCRVPKENLLGGRGEGFKQMMATLDQGRLSIAAMGLGGAQGAFEMALNYSQQRIQFGKPISSFQAIAFKVADMAVEIEAARWLLYKAAWLRDAEQPFAKEAAMAKLYCSEVFKRVAHAAVQIHGGYGLMKEFDVERFYRDQRILEIGEGTSEIQRIVIARHLGLKPMF
- a CDS encoding choice-of-anchor L domain-containing protein encodes the protein MFKVKSLVLLTMAAALIFAAGCDEATEDALEAATGYDFVLDEGEAGADTPDGWVFMFGINFEGDEAEALDQDFEVDLSLLEDLLDLDSITQMIAFAKVEDVAGYGNRLRYANKVVIDDGKLKLDSESREILGDSIGSSGSGLYVAYFAEEQNGFVSGSVKDCDGNKKADILVVANEGPFFTYTADDGSYALPALGDTPVNVNFSDGDDCQGDDSMPCTDPEENPNPKDETTGEDSTPPSEDFPDGTSDVEGGESEMEEPGDDDAAPDGDCIDFAGGEASFNWDFSSGCDQGFFGVSDEGYDALFPDGDSGNYLFASSGGSSVQSCTLTLSVAVPEGATSVEVSYNFASQEYAEWVGSAYNDVFTFIVQGAPEYVVNRTVNEIATNEDWIDIPAAAEEIASIATSDDAQWNDTGKVFDGSLRWDDSADDNPRGEPEDDNVGKTASAELPAGQSTVTLIMTVSDVADAYWDSVGLVDWICFN
- the thiC gene encoding phosphomethylpyrimidine synthase ThiC, with translation MADKLSPTSNPVNGDVTHACGTAGDHFPESAKIYEKRDGLAVPFREIRLTGGKPAFRAYDTSGPAGCDPRDGLPRLRKPWIEARRDAFGAHNVTQMHHARAGRITDEMRYIAIRENVEAEFVRSEVAAGRAIIPANVNHPESEPMIIGRNFLVKINANIGNSAVSSSIEEEVEKLKWATTWGADTVMDLSTGRNIHETREWILRNAPVPIGTVPIYQALEKVKGRIEKLDIDVYMDTLVEQCEQGVDYFTIHAGVLKDYIPLTRKRLIGIVSRGGSILAHWTQIKERENFLYTEFERICELLKKYDVAFSLGDGLRPGGIADANDAAQFAELRTLGELTQKAWVHDVQVMIEGPGHVPMNKIRENVELQMEICHEAPFYTLGPLTTDIAPGYDHITSAIGAAMIGWYGTAMLCYVTPKEHLGLPNKQDVKAGVIAYKIAAHAADVAKGHPGAQEWDDVLTRARYEFRWEDQFNLALDPGTARRYHDETLPADGAKSAHFCSMCGPSFCAYRISQDAHAAFDEAGGEPDEAPAAAGGANG